TCAACTTAAAATAAGCCAACACATTGAATGATTATTTAACTGACTATTTAGAAAATACATTCagtccatttttcttttttgcttcctTTGTTTTCATCAGAGGAATTCTGAGAAGTCTACATTTCTCTTCAGTTCAAGAATTGTTTTTTAGCTagaatttatattcatatttgcACCATTTACAGTTCACAATTAGTACATCTAGTTTGAAAACTTCCTCTTCTTTGTTCTGAAGAATTCTGCGTCGCCTTCCTCTTTACTTCTTTctggtgtgtttgctgtgagTTTATGAAGTGAAATGCTACGAGCATTCTCATTGGTCCAAAGCTTCTCATGCTCATCCAGTCATCAATTTGCTAACATATGCACTGAagttatttaattttctgttgtaCGCAGAAAAATTGCAAAATTGAGTTTGACAAGATAATattcaatgacaataaaaataaagtatctACCCCTTCCAAAGGTTCCTTAGACTACACAAAAAGTTTGGTTAACTTCCCAGGAAATGTTTCTCTGGGCATTCAGAACACTATTTAAGCCACAGACTCCCTTTCTGAAGCTAAATATAACTTGACCCACACATCATCACATGCAACCTCCACCCATACACAATGAAAGCTGCAGCCATATCTCAGCCAAGCTAAATTCAGCCCTGACTAACCCTCTGTGGCACCTGCCCCGTCTCTCTACGGGCCTCTAAATCTTCCTTCAACCACCGTCATGTGCCGACGGTTTGACAGGCCGCACTGCAGCCGTTCTAAAGTAGTGATGTCCTCTGTTCAAACCACACTGGTCCCTCACTACCAGCACCAACAAAGATCACCTCCGTCCCAGCAGCCCACGAATGAGGACGACCACCTAAAGAATGTTTGGATCAGTGAGCGGTACAGGTTCAGTAACACTTACCAAAAATGACAAGGGGGATCAGGAATATGACgggaatattaaaaaaatgaaatttaaattagGATCAAATATATACTGTGAACCTTGTTTTATTACAACACACTCTAATGTAATTATATTCTGTTAAATAGAGTATTTACTCAATATTTCTTACTTAATTCTAGGCTTCTCCTCTGAGGATTTTACCATTTAAGTGTTGACATTTCCTTATTTTGCGACACTGAATTGTGTCGTAACGTCAGAGGTTTATTTTCTGAAACCAATATTCTTACTCTATGTAACTGTTCACTCTGTGGACATTATCATTTCTGGCAGATCGGTCCTAAAGGTTAATTCTGTATAAATACAGAAGAGTTGGTTCATGTTTGACTGggttcttttaaaatgttttgaatctgaaaacacttttttttttagaggaatAAGccaccatccattcattcaaCTAACACCAAACCCCGTCCTTACAACACGACATGAACTTTAGGGAGAAAATGACATCTGAAAGAATGTCACAAATCAACATCCAGGTTTTGGAGGCGGGGCGGTCCACCACGCAGGGATGCCCGAACAGTGAATGCTCTCCATTACACATTAATGCATCTGTTGCATGCATTATGTAGCCTACGGAACAAAAACCCAGCATCACGATCGATATATCTTCCTGCTGAACCACAGAAAAACGTTCTGAACGGCACCTATTTTCTGGAAAAACATGCCATCACAGCTCCTGAATCACCCCAGATCTGAACAGCATGGAAGAAGGTTGTACCgatccatgaggaggaggattactgctggaATCAATGCTGCTGGAGGACACACTATCACTGACTGCAAAATGTCTTTTAGCCCAGTTGTGTCATCTAAAGATTTATTTATGGGACTTCCTGGTTGATGCAGTTTTGTtcagttcatttgtttttcgTTGATAATTAAAGCAGTTACTGACATAAAATGCCCAAACAAAGCAGCAGGTAGGACTAATGTGCATTCTCAAATTCCTTCAGTGCACATCTCATGTAAACACAAGCAGCAGCGCGTCAGGTGAGGACTGTCGTCTCGATCAGATGCCTCTGAAGTGAATTTATTATGCTGGTTCCAGCGCTAGCAGCACAGAGTTACTGTGTTCTTACCTAAATAGTTGGTCCTGATGGTGTAAGGGTCGTTGTATCCAATTAGGCGTTTATTTACATCCCAAACCAGGTTTCCAGAGCAGGACATTGTGACCATATGTGGATCTCACTTAACAATAACATTGAAACTCCGCTGCTCCTCTCTGATTAATGTCGCCTGGTGTTTTCTCGCCGCCTCGGTTCTGACATCGACACCAGTCCCCGTGTCGGGACAGCTCTGCCGTTAACTCCGTCCGACGCTCAGCGTTCGCATTGCCTGAGGTGAGAGACTGGCTCCAGTCCTGTCTGCGCCGCCCGACGGGGGTCCGGGACTAATTCCCTGCTGTCCGGGCTGCTATCTGCGCTGCTAGCCTAGCCTGGCTTGTTTCTTCTAGCGGACAGCTGAGTCCAAGTCTCGCGATAAACTACGTGGTTTGACAGAATGGGAAGGGACGCTCGTTTTACTGACTTGGGCAGCTCGGATGGATTGTATCCGGTAAATAGGggttttttattatatatttatgtagttGTGGATtgttttatctgtctgtctgtctgtctgaaaacTGTGCTACTTGAAACagtaaacaaggcagtcagagactgcaacatcccgcgacttactcTGACCTCCTTCCAGGGAAGTCTGGGTACcttgaaagtagtacctgacaagtgcatagctttgaccgtTCAGGGTATTTCAGGGTAGCATAGACCAAAgccctagctttgatctatggtcttactcacactggccttctcctttgtttttctatcttatccagttcctgagggtataaaagttgaaatttgaccttgacctagttttctcaaggtcaagatcgcctgagtaatgtgctttttgtttcatctttctatctgcaacgtttgcgaagatatttggtggacgaacgatcgaacactgacaattacaatacatcatcgctttgaagcgggatgtaataaactgAGAGAATCTTTTGACTTTTAGCTCAACAAACAGcactctaaatatgaaatagTTACAAATATTAGCTTTAATTTATACCAAACCGGTTTGACATCTGCTGAGTTGAGGCCACAGGGACCACATGGtgacatcattattattttttaaaattttatatacatacataatttCCCAGAGAGGGAAATTAATAACACACTCTAGTAATCCGTCAaccgcatgcatatatattagtgtgtacaggctgacacctcccactgtcagctcacacttcagGTGGTTGggcgggaatcaaaccaccaaTTTTGTGATCataggacaacccgctctaccgatGAGCCATTGCCGGCTCGTCTTCATGATGACATAAAGACGTTCATTTTGAAAGTGAAAGTGTTTCACTAAGTGTTCTTGTGGAGGCTGAGGAGGTTTGGCACGTTGACGAAAATCCACAACAGCTTCTACAGCTGCATGGTCACGTCAACCCTGACCAACTGCATCACCCTGGGTCACGGCAGCACCACAAGCGTGGGCCGCAGACGCCTGCAGAGTGCGGTAAGGGTCACCAGAACCCCCTTGACCTCTCTGCAGAGCATCTACAGCAGAAGAGTCAAGAAAAGGGCAGTCTATCATCAGGGACCCCAGCCACTCCAAAGTCCATCATCAGGGACACCagccagatagatagatggacggatggatggatggatggattgacgGACGCACAGACAGTCAGACATTTACTTTAGTAAACCCGAAGGAAATTCAGTATATCATCTGCTCacgataaatatataaatacacataacagtagcatgacacagacaaaaagacattacataattacatataatatgtaaatgtatacatatatacatctGCACGTTGTTTCTTTAACAATTCCGGTTCTTTCTGTACACATGACAACAAACGCTTTGAATCCTTTGAAAATTCACTCCAACCCAAACTCAAATTTGTCTCCACCCAGTTGTGATACTCCGAGCATAGCTTGAAACACACCCATCTAACCCAATCACATCGCAGAACCGTTAGCCCCGCCCTTCTCATGGTAGGTTGCGTCGGACAGAATGTCACCCCTCGAGTCGGTCAAACTGTAGGGAATGACAAACTAGCATAGTTAGCATACTCCTTGTACTCACTGGGAAGGTCGACAGGCGGACAGCAGCATAACCCCCTGTCGTTTTATTTAACTCTATGTTTGTTGAGAAAAAGTGTTCAGACAAACGAAAACATtcgttttttaaaattctttttgcattttcagcGAGCTCTTTGGCTAGCTAACAGTGACCGAGACAGCTAACAGTGTCATCATTCCATCGGAACATCAACAGTCATGGCTGGGCTCCGAGCCTCCTATCACAGGGTTCTGGACAAGATTGAGCTGCTACTGCCGGCCAAACTGAGACCCGCGTACAATCACCCAGCAGGTAACGACGAGTTTATCATCCAGCTTCTTGTTCTGCCGGCCGGGTTGTGGATGGGTTCACCGGTGTGGGCGCTTTTCCAGGTGTCGTGTGAGCTGAAGTTGATGCACCGACAGACAATAAACAGGAgccctctgctattctggttaTGTTGAAGTCATTGTTGGTTTAAATGTGAATCTGTTGCCCCTGGAGACCCTAATCTGCCACAGCATTCTGCTCAGGTTTATGCCAAGGACTGTGTTAATAAGTCTGGATTTTAGAGGAGTTCAAAGGTATTGTCATAAAAATCTAGTCACCCCTTAACAAACATATTGTTACACTATTGTCATTCTATTCACTTgtggaagtgaaaaaaaagtattatttaaAAGAAGGAAATCCAATGTTGATGCGTTCAAGATGTCATGTTTATAAGATAAAGAAACAAATGCGTACCTAACATTCACTTAACTTGGTCAAGATTGTCAGAAGGAGCTGTGGGACATTCTTCTATTATTATACTGTAGTTATCATCTATAGTATCCAAGTACATCAAAGTAATTTCTACATGAACATCAAGGTCAGATTCATTATAATAGCAGCTGTGCAACAACTCATACCTTCGTCAAGGAGTGTTTTGTCAACCAGTCTGTAAATGAGGGCCGGATAATTCTACATGAAACGCCTCTTTGTCTCATGAACTTCAGTAATGGTACTTTGTGCattatactgtaatattttttggaTCTGGTAGTACTGGTTAAACTGTGTTTATGCTGGTCTCCTATCTACAGCTGTTGCAGATTCTCACTTCTAATTGACGCTAATGGTATCTTAGATTACAGTAAATGCATCATCAAGGTCACCAAAAGCATGCTGGTCTTTGCTTTGTCTGTTTAACGCGACTGGATCACTGACTATGCATGAACGGGTGTCGACAAAAGCAAAGTCCTCCAATCGATTACATTTCAACCCTTAGGAACGCTTGCTCCAGACCAGAAACACGGGCTGCTCAGGTGGAGGGAGGCACCTGATTCTCTGATAGATAGATTCTCAAGGCTAAGCTTCTGGTTTGATTTGATCATTAAAGAGTTTGCAAAAGTTACCAGAAGACATTTCTGAAATCacagaaaaactttaaaaacaaaaaaattttttttaaaaaaaagtatattgtGTAATATGTGCTATAACATGTGCATGACAAAGTCCATGTTCCTCAGGGTGGTACATGTTTGTTGATGTTCACtgattgtatgtttttgtcataTTATTTACTGAGGAGTTTGAAAGGACATTAGGGTgtcaccaaaaaataaaaaaaaacataaaactggAATCTTAATAAAGTGTGCCGAGCTGAAATTGAAGTTCAGATTCACTCTTTTGTATATATTCCTTATTGCTGGTGTTTTTTGTATTACAGCAGCTATAACATAGCTATAACCCTAAAACTGGATTtaatcctttcttcttcttttttaaaaaaaaatccctgcagGCAGATCGATagcctaaaagaaaaaaactgtgaaataatCCCATTTAAATAAATCTCCATGGTCACAACATTATAGCAAATTTCATGTGttaatttctgtctgtttttaggtccaaaaacagtttttttctgGGCTCCTGTGTTCAAATGGGTGAGTGCATTTCCACATGTTTAATATGTGTATTTACATGAAGCTGGGcacctttttaaaattaaattgacGCGCAAACCCCTTGTTACATGTAGCTGGTGGTCAGATTGAAAGAactctttttatgttatttactTTTCAAAAGCCTGAAAGGGTAAAATTATCCAGAAATTAACAGATTAAAAAAGTCAAAAGCGATCAACATGGAGAAGCTTTGCTGAACCGTCTTTGTGTGAAGTCtcagtgtgttagttaggtgtCCTCACGCATCACGTCTGTCCCTCTGCAGGGTCTGGTTATGGCTGGATTGGCTGATATGACCCGACCAGCAGAGAAACTCAGCACCTCTCAGTCTGCAGTGCTGACAGCCACAGGTGAGGAACGCTTCAGTGTTTTCACAGGAAGAGAGCGTTGATTGttttatcagtttttatttaattctctgctatAAATTTTAACATACATTTCAAAGCTGTGGATGATGtaatgatgtacagtattagCTTTTGCAATGTTTCCTCAAACAAATCTTATCTGgtgaccctgtgatgaactggcgacttgtccagggtgtaccctgcctcccaGCTGTAGTCAGCTCCAGCGTAAACCATGGATTCGGAGAAGCAGATGAAGACAAAAGCGATTACCGATTGTGTCGTcttcatgaaaatgaatgaagtcttGCCTGTTCCTCTTTTGCCAAATCATAAGAGTTCTCACCAACAACATCCGGGTCACCGGCTGTGTGTGACCCTTTCTCTGACCGTCTTCTTTCTCCTTCAGGCTTAATCTGGTCTCGGTACTCCTTGGTCATAATCCCGAAAAACTGGAATCTGTTTTGTGTCAACTTCTTCCTTGGTTGTGCAGGAGGCAACCAGCTCTACAGGATCTGGAGGTTCGTcctttatttactgtacaaccAACAAACGACCAGCAGCAACCAGGGAGCTGTCGTCGTTTGTGGTACAATCAGGGCTGTGATCTGTGGGAGTCATTGTTAAATGTGTATTATTTAGTCATTGATTACAGTAATGATCAGGTTTCAATGATGGGAGCTGATATCGTTGTTGTGGTTAATGGGTGATGTGGTTGTTTTTTGACTGTTTGCCTTTATGTCAATTCTGACATCAGAATTGATTTGTAGACCAGGGAGAGTAACGACTACTTATGACTGAGAAAGACGAGACGTCATCAGggtagaaaataaaatgaaatgtcagtCATCTtgagattaccaccgctatatccgccgcagagggtctttttaaaatgtagattgaattatttgttaagtatatttcaaaaatgttttcatctgatGGCACGGTTTTTATTATCTAGTATTCTTGTGCGTCCGTTCAGGGGTGTTTCCCACAACAAATCCTCTGAGCTCCCAGCCCCACGTAGACCTGGGATTGGTCCCAGTGAGCTCTGACAGTCTCCCCCCACACCGACTGTATTAAGAGGCATTTCAATACACCAACTGTTTTAATCCTGACTCAGATAAAATACTCTCCAGGGATTTTAAACCATAGTTGTCCTGTTTTGGccaagtttgtgttttttgtccttttcatgGGAAGGTTTGGAAAAAGTTCCCAACATGAGATACTTCCTGATTTGTGTCCTTTCTGTCTCTTAACAGATACAACCAGGCTTTGAAGGCTCAGGGTAAAATACCTGCAGAGCCCTGAGCGTTTTGCTGTTGCCGCCACTCCAGTGCAGCAGTCAGAAAGGAATAGGACACACTGGGCACAAgcctaccatcatcatcatcttgtaTTTTCTCCATAACATTCATGCCATACCTGTTAGTTCCACTACATTAATCCTGTTGGAAGTGTCaacttgttttaaattttctcGGGGTGTAAACGAACAAGAGAatgctgttttttaaatgtagtcAACACAAACTTGAGATTTGTTGCTATCGACACACAACTACTTGTCGAAAGTTATCGtgttttacatttcagttttaatgcTTTACATCTCATGCGCCAGCTGTGCTGTTAACTTCTAACACCATCAGGTGTAGCATTCAGTACCTCATGCCAGAAttccaaaaaagaaatgtacacaTGTTAAACAAGGTTTAAGGAAAGTTTCcaaattaaaatgtacttttctgtcttctttataATTTGGTTGTGGTAGCATTTTTACCTCACTtaaatattatgtaataatttCCTTCCATATTCATGGCTTTGTTTTGTGGAAGAAAATAATATATGAGCATTTGATTAATAAAACTTAATCAGTTATCAAACCTGTGTAGATTGATTGTTTTATCAAAGATCACATCTTTCACCTGTACAGCTACCAAACTATTTTATCAAGTATGGAACAACAGCAGCTTGTGTTCCCACTGTACttactaaaaattaaaaacctgtTTCAGCAATAATCGGAgtgcttttaatttttcttaatCTGCAAAGTGAACAAAGGGCACCTTGGATGTAGGTCATTGTGGCTACTGCACTGCCCAATAAAGCCTGTTTTACACCTTAAGATGTTCTAGTTTGGAAATCACATATTAGCCACATGAGGTGGTTACGTTCTTGTGTTCTTTTGACTCATGAGTCTCTTGAACTCATTGTTCATGATGGCTCACTGCTGCCGTGTTTCAGGtatttctggagcttcacacAGACAGCAGACACAATGACTGGATTGACAACATGTTAGTCTTAAACCTGTGTGCAAATTAATATTTGTGGTTATATCCCCAAAGGGTTTACAAGCAGGTTGACATAGGGTTGAAATAATGTCTAGTCTTCAAATGACAACTATCACCAAAATGATGGTtaaccaaaaaaatttattcacAATGATAAAGAGTCAGGCTTAGCGCTTGCCACCAACACGAGGTGCGCTCATCTTCATAGGCTTTGCAATCTTGGGTTTCTGCGCAGCCTTGGTGGAAGCCTGGAAAAGAAGCACACGAAGTCCAGAATCATTCACACAATCATTCACAGTACGGCATCGCTTAAATCTGAATGTTGCACTTCTTAAGAAACCCACTGTATATTCAGGAGCagatcatttatatttttaaaaaggaagcACACTTCAGTCTTGTCCTAGTTGTTTGAGTATAACtggttttccatgtaaatgacCCCCAGTACTTAGTTATGGATTTTAACTTGTCCACACCGACCCCTGATTCAACCCCAGTGAAGACAAACAACCTCTGCACCGTCTAAGACCCACCTTTGCACTTGGAGCAGCTGGCTTCTTAGCGGCCTGCTTTGCCTTCTTGGCCTCCTTGGCAGCTctgagtggggaaaaaaaagaaactatgaGCTCAACTAAACAGTCATGAGTGAAAGATACAGAAATTCCCTCAGTATTAGTGTTCATCTGTAATAAAACTACCTggagcgaagaaaaaaaaaacatgattaaaaacacctgaacacaAGGTCAAAGCTAACCCGCCACCATTTTTAAATGACCCGTTTTCATTTTGACATCTGATTG
This window of the Antennarius striatus isolate MH-2024 chromosome 12, ASM4005453v1, whole genome shotgun sequence genome carries:
- the mpc2b gene encoding mitochondrial pyruvate carrier 2b, which codes for MAGLRASYHRVLDKIELLLPAKLRPAYNHPAGPKTVFFWAPVFKWGLVMAGLADMTRPAEKLSTSQSAVLTATGLIWSRYSLVIIPKNWNLFCVNFFLGCAGGNQLYRIWRYNQALKAQGKIPAEP